The uncultured Desulfobulbus sp. genome window below encodes:
- a CDS encoding choice-of-anchor I family protein, with product MMKKCFSVLAISCFCFLPLTAQATAIELGWSHQWTTSNASVDGSAATTAEILALDTTNNQLWVVGRNGIDVLSATDGKRVATVDLSQYGEANSIAIHNGRVAVAVSATEKTDAGQVVFLGLDGTIQANVEVGANPDMVIFTQTGSLLVANEGEANDTADPVGSVSIIEYENATNSYSVSTAGFEAYIGHEESLRNEGVRIFTDKTAAEDFEPEYIAVSPDGKTAYVTLQENNSLAVLDLNTKMISEILPLGTKDHSLSGNGLDASNKDKIDGNIKTWPLQGMYMPDAIASYQAGGANYYVTANEGDDRGENVEVSGLTLDSAAFPNASFLQEKENLGKLNVSSVDGDTDGDGDYDQLFSYGARSFSIWDAKGQLVWDSGDFIESYLKDNYPELWDDGRSDNKGPEPEGVALLEAEGATLAFIGLERSNAIMAFDITDPANVDFLSLIYAASDLAPEGFYAYSYNGASFLAVANEGSATTSQYLLSIKAVPEPASISLFAIGLLGLAAASRQRIYNGTVVFHQRTGRSLES from the coding sequence ATGATGAAAAAATGTTTTTCTGTACTTGCGATCAGTTGTTTCTGTTTCTTGCCACTGACTGCTCAGGCCACAGCCATTGAGTTGGGCTGGAGTCACCAGTGGACAACCAGCAATGCCAGCGTGGACGGCTCAGCTGCCACCACCGCCGAAATTTTAGCGCTCGATACAACAAACAATCAGTTGTGGGTGGTTGGGCGCAACGGCATCGATGTTCTGAGTGCAACGGATGGAAAACGTGTGGCAACCGTCGATCTAAGTCAATATGGAGAGGCCAACTCCATCGCAATTCATAATGGCCGGGTAGCTGTTGCTGTAAGTGCCACCGAAAAGACTGATGCTGGACAGGTCGTTTTTTTGGGTCTCGATGGGACTATCCAGGCAAACGTAGAGGTAGGAGCCAACCCGGATATGGTGATCTTTACCCAAACAGGGAGTCTGCTTGTGGCCAATGAGGGAGAAGCCAATGACACTGCAGATCCGGTCGGCTCAGTCAGTATTATCGAATATGAGAATGCGACAAACTCGTACAGTGTGAGCACTGCTGGTTTTGAAGCCTATATTGGACATGAGGAGAGTCTTCGGAACGAAGGCGTGCGAATTTTCACAGATAAAACTGCTGCTGAGGATTTTGAGCCGGAATATATCGCCGTGAGTCCTGACGGGAAAACCGCCTATGTCACCTTGCAGGAAAACAACAGCCTGGCTGTGTTGGATCTGAACACGAAGATGATCTCTGAGATTCTGCCGCTGGGCACCAAGGATCATAGCCTCAGCGGCAATGGCCTGGATGCCTCAAATAAAGATAAGATAGACGGTAATATTAAGACCTGGCCTCTTCAGGGGATGTATATGCCTGATGCAATCGCCTCCTATCAAGCGGGGGGAGCAAATTATTATGTCACGGCAAATGAGGGAGATGATCGAGGAGAAAATGTAGAGGTGAGCGGCCTGACGCTTGATTCTGCAGCGTTTCCCAATGCATCATTTCTGCAAGAAAAGGAAAACCTGGGAAAACTCAATGTCTCCTCTGTGGACGGTGATACCGATGGTGATGGCGATTACGATCAACTCTTTTCCTATGGTGCACGGTCGTTTTCCATCTGGGATGCCAAGGGGCAGTTGGTGTGGGACAGCGGTGATTTTATTGAGTCCTATCTTAAGGACAACTATCCGGAGCTATGGGATGATGGACGAAGTGATAACAAAGGGCCGGAGCCTGAAGGAGTAGCGCTGCTTGAGGCTGAAGGTGCTACTCTTGCCTTTATTGGCCTGGAGCGCAGTAATGCTATTATGGCTTTTGATATTACCGACCCCGCCAATGTCGATTTTCTCAGCTTGATTTATGCTGCCAGTGACCTGGCCCCGGAAGGTTTTTATGCCTACTCCTATAATGGTGCCTCTTTTCTTGCCGTGGCTAACGAGGGGAGTGCAACCACCAGCCAGTACCTTCTCTCTATTAAGGCCGTGCCAGAGCCCGCCTCTATCTCTCTTTTTGCCATCGGTTTACTGGGGCTGGCTGCAGCTAGTCGCCAGCGTATATACAACGGGACGGTGGTTTTTCACCAGCGCACCGGGCGGTCATTGGAATCTTGA
- a CDS encoding gamma-glutamylcyclotransferase family protein: protein MSQVYFAYGFNMCLQQMKSRCPQGELIGGGALPGYRWIINARGYANVVLADDEQVEGLVFFCCLVSTSGGLTPMKVGSRRAMHGAICC, encoded by the coding sequence ATGAGCCAGGTTTATTTTGCTTATGGTTTCAATATGTGCCTGCAGCAGATGAAGAGTCGATGTCCCCAGGGGGAATTAATCGGGGGCGGGGCGTTGCCGGGATATCGCTGGATCATCAACGCACGCGGCTATGCCAATGTTGTCCTTGCCGACGATGAACAGGTTGAAGGACTTGTGTTTTTTTGTTGCCTCGTGAGCACGAGCGGAGGCTTGACACCTATGAAGGTGGGCAGCAGGAGAGCTATGCACGGAGCGATTTGTTGTTGA
- a CDS encoding radical SAM protein → MGHVVESLCTGGRLLRGQAPGQLIIQLTDRCNARCPQCGMRVLNRYPRKRLEKEYVKRLLDAGARRGMRMVSFTGGEPFLLLNDLVELINYAGRAGYRYIRTGTNGFLFRYHQEVGFIDKVHRLAERLAATPLRNLWFSIDSSEPATHDSMRGFPDVLKGIEKALPIFHAHGIYPSANVGLNRNLTQETTSLAPLEGDGVDEGRFSQAFSQGFDRLYRLIIDMGFTLTSACYPMSIEPGESGLQAVYAATGSERIVRFDQQEKILLYRALFAAVEKYRARIRIVTPLSTLHSMIGHHGQHKGHGYGCRGGSDYLFVDSSDGQTYPCGYRGNEGMGKLWELDEAKVAANRKSDCRRCDWECFRDPSELFGPMIRGLSRPWQLTADHYRDPDFLRFWLQDIRYARACNLFDGRKKTDYARLGGFAGSRGGNASAPETIALVQQGRAVEE, encoded by the coding sequence ATGGGACATGTGGTGGAAAGCTTGTGTACAGGGGGGCGTTTGCTACGCGGTCAGGCACCGGGGCAATTAATTATTCAGCTGACTGATCGGTGTAATGCCCGTTGTCCCCAGTGCGGCATGCGGGTCTTGAACCGTTACCCCAGAAAACGACTGGAGAAAGAATATGTCAAGCGGTTGCTTGATGCTGGAGCCAGGCGCGGTATGCGCATGGTGTCGTTTACCGGAGGGGAACCATTTTTGCTCCTCAATGATCTGGTAGAGCTTATCAACTACGCGGGGCGAGCGGGGTATCGATACATTCGAACCGGTACCAATGGTTTTCTCTTTCGCTATCATCAGGAGGTTGGGTTCATCGACAAGGTACATCGATTAGCCGAGCGCCTGGCTGCAACGCCTTTACGTAATCTTTGGTTTTCAATAGATTCTTCTGAGCCAGCCACCCATGATTCCATGCGTGGTTTTCCAGACGTCCTCAAAGGTATAGAGAAGGCGCTGCCTATCTTTCATGCACACGGTATTTATCCCTCTGCCAATGTCGGTCTTAACCGTAATCTCACCCAGGAAACTACCTCGTTGGCCCCCCTTGAAGGTGATGGCGTTGACGAGGGGCGGTTTTCGCAGGCATTTAGCCAGGGGTTTGATCGGTTGTACCGGCTGATTATCGACATGGGCTTCACTCTCACCAGTGCCTGCTATCCCATGAGTATAGAGCCTGGAGAGAGCGGTCTGCAGGCGGTGTATGCCGCAACCGGATCAGAGCGAATTGTCCGTTTTGATCAGCAGGAGAAGATTCTTTTGTATCGGGCACTTTTTGCGGCTGTCGAAAAATATCGGGCGCGCATTCGTATCGTCACACCACTTTCTACTCTCCACAGTATGATTGGCCATCACGGGCAGCACAAAGGGCATGGCTATGGCTGTCGGGGGGGCAGTGATTACCTTTTTGTGGACAGTAGTGATGGACAAACCTACCCTTGTGGCTATCGGGGTAACGAAGGGATGGGAAAGTTGTGGGAGCTTGATGAAGCGAAAGTGGCGGCCAATCGAAAGTCGGATTGTCGCCGATGCGACTGGGAATGTTTTCGCGACCCTTCCGAGTTATTTGGGCCCATGATCCGGGGGCTGTCCAGGCCATGGCAACTGACAGCAGATCATTATCGTGATCCTGATTTTCTCAGGTTCTGGTTGCAAGATATTCGCTATGCCAGGGCCTGTAACCTTTTTGATGGCCGCAAAAAAACCGATTATGCCAGGCTTGGGGGCTTTGCTGGCAGCAGGGGAGGAAACGCTTCAGCGCCAGAAACCATAGCTCTTGTACAGCAGGGCAGGGCGGTGGAGGAGTAG
- a CDS encoding PAS domain S-box protein, with protein sequence MQLDTSKRFEKSIIWGTVFIDLLLVVGALFFLFHSRTHYLESLEVTGHNLVQLLEQRIADKARLVDGAALRIAREVELQLQGGQTDSADMRRQLRLEMDALPEVDSVRVSNSQGLLIWGEGLEEGEPVSITNFSYFQAHQKHRASEPIVSSVIHDPVTGQWVVAFTRCYHQQDGSFGGLVIVAVPLDVFFRVLSNPNFGASGTAALRYTDGSLVTRVPTLEGPAGKPGSQQTCQAYRELLERNVPVGNYTTEASPEAVVRFCSYRRVMGWPFTITVGLVEHEYLEPWHMQASLGMLLLGVLLLATTALAWITLRHLHAQSIRETERDDDLARRRLLIDQSRDGIVILDNQGKVYEANRSFANMLGYSPEEIQNLHVWDWDVHWSQDELLAMVNQIDLRGDRLATKHRRKNGQIIEVEISTNGAEFDGNKLVFCVCRDVSERNQAREALKTSEEKYRVIFENQIFAVAVFDLVTLRFLDVNDTYLRLYGYSRSELLGGMTIVDVSMDKEETRQTVERAVDEGGIFIPLCNHRKKDGSIVPVEIVGGPFKWDGREVMFSLSRDISVRKQAEDELREREELYRHLITSLRDGFFACDAQSIVTYVNAPLVKMLGAHKEHDLLGRSIFDFVAPIDLERVKQHFAEAVENRTLPLTLELELVCEGGRALWAEVKPTMIARARGGLSIQGLIVDITKRRQAAEALKKSEERLNLALQASKDALWDWDRGTDLLYCSPRWFSMVGYTPEELDLNEDLWMGLVHPDDTERAQRELEEAFKNRETFEVHVRLRHKDGTYLPVLTRGTVQRDARGEVIRLAGINTDLSEQKQMEEERREWERQAQQLQKAESLSRMAGAIAHHFNNLLSVVIGNIEMSLEDLPDDAPSVPSLRAATRAAERAVEVSGLLLTYLGQTEGRRQLLDLGALYRKALPQLRALVQKGVVLQTHFTQVGPVVSGNARHLNRMLKNLLVNAAEALGQEQGHINISMYLVGPTDIADQHRFPVDWDPTALEYVCVQVEDTGVGIDLFDIEQLFDPFFSSKFTGRGLGLPVVMGIVRSHGGGITVQSSPGNGSVFQVYLPVAVEEPLVARQDEYDTTSLEGGKILLIEDEEQIRLMTRTMLSRLGYDCICASDGGEALQLFQEHATEIFLAICDLTMPTMGGWEIMAALQEMAPNLPFILTSGYDESQVMASGRQAYPQVFLQKPYKKSALGVAIDTALQ encoded by the coding sequence ATGCAGCTTGATACCTCAAAACGGTTCGAAAAATCTATTATCTGGGGCACGGTGTTTATTGACCTGCTTCTTGTCGTTGGTGCGCTTTTTTTCCTTTTTCATAGCCGTACACACTATCTAGAAAGCTTAGAGGTCACTGGGCATAACCTAGTTCAGCTGCTGGAACAGCGTATTGCCGATAAGGCCCGTTTGGTGGATGGAGCTGCGCTACGTATTGCCCGCGAAGTGGAACTGCAGCTGCAAGGAGGACAGACCGATTCAGCCGATATGCGCAGGCAACTTCGCCTTGAAATGGATGCTCTCCCCGAAGTTGACAGTGTCCGAGTCTCTAATAGCCAGGGGCTCCTTATCTGGGGCGAAGGACTCGAGGAAGGAGAGCCTGTTAGTATTACGAATTTTTCCTATTTCCAAGCACATCAAAAACACCGCGCTTCTGAGCCAATTGTCTCCTCTGTCATCCATGATCCCGTAACCGGTCAATGGGTTGTTGCTTTTACCCGTTGTTACCATCAGCAGGACGGCAGTTTTGGGGGCCTGGTCATCGTTGCTGTTCCCCTTGATGTATTTTTCCGGGTTTTAAGTAATCCCAATTTTGGTGCCAGTGGGACAGCTGCTCTGCGCTACACCGATGGCTCTCTGGTTACCCGAGTTCCCACCCTTGAAGGTCCGGCTGGCAAGCCTGGAAGTCAGCAAACCTGTCAAGCCTATCGGGAGCTCCTTGAACGTAACGTTCCGGTGGGCAATTATACAACTGAGGCATCCCCAGAGGCTGTTGTCCGATTCTGCAGCTATCGACGTGTCATGGGGTGGCCGTTTACGATTACCGTAGGCTTGGTGGAGCATGAGTATTTGGAACCCTGGCACATGCAGGCAAGCCTGGGTATGCTTCTTTTGGGGGTGCTGTTACTTGCAACCACAGCGCTTGCCTGGATTACACTCCGTCATCTTCATGCGCAAAGTATTCGTGAAACAGAGCGGGATGACGATTTGGCCCGTCGTCGCCTTCTTATTGATCAGTCCCGTGATGGCATTGTCATTTTAGACAACCAGGGCAAGGTCTACGAGGCCAATCGCAGTTTTGCCAACATGCTTGGCTATTCCCCTGAAGAAATACAGAATCTTCATGTCTGGGATTGGGATGTGCACTGGTCTCAAGATGAACTGCTTGCCATGGTCAATCAGATAGACCTCCGGGGTGATCGGCTTGCAACCAAGCACCGTCGTAAAAATGGTCAGATTATCGAGGTCGAGATTTCTACCAATGGTGCCGAGTTTGACGGGAACAAGCTGGTTTTTTGTGTCTGTCGTGATGTCAGTGAGCGCAATCAAGCGCGGGAAGCACTCAAAACAAGTGAGGAAAAGTATCGAGTAATATTCGAAAATCAGATATTTGCGGTGGCGGTCTTTGATCTTGTCACTCTCCGCTTCCTCGATGTCAACGATACCTATCTACGGTTGTATGGGTACAGCCGTTCAGAACTTTTGGGTGGTATGACCATTGTTGATGTGTCGATGGATAAAGAAGAGACCAGGCAGACAGTGGAGAGGGCTGTTGACGAAGGTGGAATATTTATTCCCCTGTGCAATCATCGAAAAAAAGACGGTAGCATTGTGCCGGTAGAGATTGTTGGTGGTCCCTTTAAATGGGATGGCCGTGAAGTTATGTTTAGCCTCTCACGTGATATTTCAGTGCGAAAACAGGCAGAGGATGAGCTGCGTGAACGTGAGGAGCTATATCGGCATCTGATAACTAGTCTGCGTGATGGATTTTTTGCCTGTGATGCTCAGTCGATAGTTACCTATGTCAATGCTCCTTTGGTGAAAATGCTGGGGGCCCACAAAGAACATGACCTCTTGGGGCGTAGTATTTTTGATTTTGTCGCACCTATCGACCTGGAGAGAGTTAAGCAGCATTTTGCCGAAGCAGTTGAAAATCGAACGCTCCCGCTGACATTGGAGCTTGAGTTGGTGTGTGAAGGGGGGCGAGCTCTCTGGGCGGAAGTGAAACCCACGATGATCGCACGGGCCAGAGGCGGGCTTTCAATCCAGGGATTGATTGTTGATATCACCAAGCGCAGGCAAGCTGCCGAAGCCCTTAAAAAAAGTGAAGAACGTCTTAATTTGGCCCTGCAGGCCTCAAAAGATGCGCTTTGGGATTGGGATCGGGGGACGGATCTGCTGTACTGCTCTCCCCGCTGGTTCTCCATGGTAGGGTATACTCCTGAGGAACTGGATCTCAATGAAGACCTCTGGATGGGATTGGTGCACCCCGACGATACCGAGCGTGCTCAACGAGAGCTGGAAGAGGCTTTCAAAAATAGGGAAACCTTTGAAGTTCATGTTCGTCTTCGCCATAAAGATGGTACCTACCTGCCCGTATTGACCCGGGGAACTGTGCAGCGTGATGCGCGGGGAGAAGTCATTCGCCTTGCCGGAATCAACACCGATCTTAGTGAACAAAAACAAATGGAAGAGGAGCGGCGAGAATGGGAGCGACAGGCGCAGCAGCTGCAAAAGGCTGAAAGTCTGAGTCGCATGGCTGGGGCTATTGCTCACCATTTCAATAATCTGCTCAGTGTTGTCATTGGGAATATAGAAATGAGTCTTGAGGACCTTCCCGACGATGCTCCCTCGGTGCCAAGTTTGCGTGCTGCTACCAGGGCCGCCGAACGCGCTGTTGAGGTCAGTGGTCTGCTGCTGACCTACCTGGGGCAAACAGAGGGGCGGCGTCAACTGCTCGACCTTGGCGCGTTGTATCGAAAGGCGCTGCCACAGCTTCGGGCATTGGTTCAGAAAGGAGTTGTGCTCCAGACTCATTTCACCCAGGTTGGGCCAGTGGTGTCAGGGAATGCCAGGCACCTCAATCGTATGCTGAAAAATCTGCTGGTGAATGCAGCTGAAGCCCTTGGCCAAGAGCAGGGACACATTAATATTTCAATGTATCTGGTGGGGCCCACTGATATTGCCGACCAGCATCGGTTTCCCGTGGATTGGGATCCAACAGCTCTCGAATATGTGTGCGTGCAGGTTGAGGATACAGGCGTAGGAATCGACCTTTTTGATATCGAGCAACTTTTTGATCCTTTCTTTTCCAGCAAGTTTACCGGCCGCGGCTTAGGGTTGCCCGTGGTTATGGGCATTGTTCGTTCCCACGGCGGTGGTATTACGGTACAGAGCTCACCGGGGAACGGGAGCGTCTTTCAGGTATATCTTCCTGTTGCTGTTGAAGAGCCTCTGGTTGCCAGACAAGACGAATATGACACAACCTCGTTGGAAGGCGGCAAAATTTTGTTGATTGAGGACGAAGAACAGATTCGGCTCATGACGCGAACCATGCTCTCTCGCCTGGGGTATGACTGTATCTGCGCCTCAGATGGTGGTGAGGCATTGCAACTTTTTCAGGAACATGCAACCGAGATTTTTCTGGCGATCTGTGATTTGACCATGCCCACAATGGGGGGATGGGAAATCATGGCTGCCTTACAGGAGATGGCGCCCAATCTCCCTTTTATTTTAACCAGTGGCTATGATGAGTCTCAGGTGATGGCTTCAGGGCGTCAGGCCTATCCACAGGTGTTTCTCCAGAAACCCTATAAGAAAAGTGCGCTGGGAGTCGCTATCGATACAGCCCTGCAGTAA
- a CDS encoding DUF3524 domain-containing protein, giving the protein MTHTPNYLIVEPYYGGSHKAFIKGLERTIKANFTCLSLPPRKWKLRMQLAAPYMAEKIIAAIQDGYRFDAILTSSFIDVAVLQTLLRQAGISLPLGVYFHENQLAYPLRPEDTDRHQFAAINCTSALCADAVAFNSTYNLETFLLGIKRFTQKYADFPLPDIAEKIRKKATVLYPGMDYTSIPPIDRPECTNKLVPVIVWNHRWEHDKNPDEFFSALFELQKRGYAFELIVLGESFRNQPEIFAHAQTKLASHIRHFGYCPNKEDYYTLLTQGTIIVSTALHEFFGISVLEGVRAGCWPLVPDRLSYQEIFPRHYRYTEGQVTKALAALMDQQQQLTQTEALTLTEAYSWASMKDAYEVWLAQLRKTDLS; this is encoded by the coding sequence ATGACACACACACCAAACTATCTCATCGTCGAACCCTATTACGGGGGATCTCACAAAGCCTTTATCAAAGGCTTAGAGCGAACGATCAAGGCAAACTTCACCTGCCTGAGCCTGCCGCCCAGAAAATGGAAACTGAGAATGCAACTTGCCGCTCCCTACATGGCGGAAAAAATTATTGCTGCCATTCAAGACGGGTATCGCTTTGATGCAATTCTCACCTCAAGTTTTATCGACGTGGCGGTCCTACAAACACTCCTCAGACAGGCAGGAATATCGCTTCCCCTGGGCGTATATTTTCATGAAAACCAGCTGGCTTATCCTCTACGACCGGAGGACACCGATCGTCACCAATTTGCCGCTATTAACTGTACCTCTGCCCTCTGCGCCGATGCTGTGGCATTTAACAGCACCTATAACCTGGAAACTTTTCTCCTAGGGATCAAACGATTTACACAAAAATACGCAGACTTCCCCCTCCCCGACATCGCAGAAAAAATTCGCAAGAAAGCAACGGTGCTCTACCCCGGCATGGACTATACAAGCATCCCTCCAATCGATAGGCCCGAGTGTACCAACAAGCTCGTACCTGTGATTGTCTGGAATCATCGCTGGGAGCACGACAAAAATCCAGATGAATTTTTCTCAGCGCTTTTCGAGCTCCAAAAAAGAGGGTACGCATTTGAACTTATCGTGCTGGGGGAGTCCTTTCGCAACCAACCCGAAATATTTGCCCATGCACAAACAAAACTGGCCTCCCATATACGTCACTTTGGGTATTGCCCGAACAAAGAAGACTATTATACCCTCCTTACCCAAGGGACGATTATTGTGTCCACCGCTCTGCATGAATTTTTTGGAATCAGTGTTCTCGAGGGAGTGCGGGCGGGCTGTTGGCCGCTCGTTCCGGATCGCCTTTCCTACCAAGAAATTTTTCCCAGGCACTACCGCTACACGGAAGGGCAAGTAACAAAAGCTTTAGCCGCACTGATGGACCAACAGCAACAATTGACACAGACAGAGGCGCTCACATTAACAGAGGCATATTCGTGGGCTAGCATGAAGGATGCCTATGAGGTTTGGCTCGCTCAACTACGCAAGACGGACCTATCCTGA
- a CDS encoding rod shape-determining protein: MFSPFNFLFGWMSNDLAIDLGTANTVLYVKGKGIVLREPSVVAVRKDSRGSRVLAVGREAKEMLGRTPGNIDAIRPMKDGVIADFEVTEAMLRYFINKVHNRRTLVHPRIIISVPSGITQVEKRAVRDTAESAGAREVYLIEEPMAAAIGANLPITEPTANMIVDIGGGTTEVAVISLAGIVYAKSVRVAGDKMDEAILQHIKRKHNLAIGERTAEQIKTTIGNVMPEEPYETMDIKGRDLVSGIPKTISITSHEIQSAISEQVDVIVDAVRVALEQTPPELSADIVDSGIVLTGGGALLKNLDTRLKIETGMPIIVAEDPLSSVVLGSGQALDNIDILREIAID, translated from the coding sequence ATGTTTTCTCCGTTCAATTTTTTGTTTGGCTGGATGTCAAATGACCTGGCCATCGATCTTGGCACCGCCAACACGGTTCTCTACGTTAAAGGCAAAGGCATCGTTCTTCGTGAGCCCTCTGTTGTTGCAGTACGAAAAGATTCCCGTGGCAGCCGGGTCCTGGCTGTAGGTCGTGAAGCTAAAGAAATGCTTGGCCGGACACCGGGAAACATTGATGCCATTCGGCCGATGAAAGATGGAGTCATTGCGGACTTTGAGGTCACCGAAGCCATGTTGCGCTATTTTATCAACAAGGTACACAACCGGCGCACACTGGTTCATCCACGCATCATCATTTCAGTGCCATCGGGGATCACCCAGGTAGAAAAACGAGCTGTACGCGATACGGCTGAATCTGCCGGTGCCCGGGAAGTATATCTAATTGAGGAACCCATGGCCGCCGCCATAGGTGCCAACCTGCCCATAACCGAACCAACAGCCAACATGATTGTCGACATCGGTGGAGGAACCACTGAGGTGGCAGTCATTTCCCTTGCCGGTATTGTCTATGCAAAATCAGTACGGGTGGCGGGTGATAAGATGGATGAAGCTATCTTACAGCATATAAAACGCAAGCATAATTTGGCCATCGGCGAGCGTACCGCAGAACAGATAAAAACCACCATCGGTAATGTTATGCCGGAAGAGCCCTACGAGACTATGGATATCAAAGGACGAGACCTGGTTTCGGGTATCCCCAAAACCATCAGCATCACCTCCCACGAAATTCAATCAGCTATTTCAGAGCAGGTGGACGTGATTGTCGATGCAGTCCGGGTAGCTCTCGAACAAACCCCTCCTGAGCTCTCTGCAGACATAGTAGACTCAGGCATTGTGCTCACCGGAGGTGGTGCGCTTTTAAAAAATCTCGACACCCGCCTCAAAATCGAAACGGGGATGCCCATCATCGTTGCAGAGGACCCGCTCTCATCTGTCGTACTTGGTTCTGGACAGGCACTTGACAATATTGACATTTTGCGCGAAATTGCCATTGACTGA
- the mreC gene encoding rod shape-determining protein MreC translates to MKKKSSRKRPSRFRLFRVIVLAGVLLTLALIFLVSTLGSQQFGSLHKLILEAVGPLQKVVTIGTSTVERFKSEYVDILQDSLRLREKNKQLVKQLEENEIKLNRSREAMATNASLRKLLEFKNSLGQQSKLAATIIGKDPSTMFRSVIIDQGSNAGLAKGDPVVNNEGVVGQVFAISPNYAKVLLAIAPSSAIDVLLQKSRVRGILKGDGTLTYRLEYILKTAEVQEGEYVVTAGYGGIFPTGLRVGVVSEIIKKPRGMFHEIKVTPSVDYQKLEHLLILHQPNLAEIKQLEQP, encoded by the coding sequence ATGAAAAAAAAGAGCTCCAGAAAACGTCCCAGCCGCTTTAGGCTTTTCCGTGTCATCGTCCTGGCCGGAGTTCTCCTGACCCTGGCACTGATTTTCCTTGTCTCCACCCTGGGAAGCCAGCAATTTGGCTCTCTGCACAAGCTGATTCTTGAAGCCGTGGGGCCACTGCAAAAAGTCGTTACCATTGGCACCAGCACGGTGGAGCGGTTCAAATCAGAATATGTAGATATCCTTCAAGATAGCCTGCGTCTGCGGGAAAAAAACAAACAACTGGTCAAACAGCTTGAGGAAAACGAAATAAAACTTAACAGAAGCCGGGAGGCCATGGCCACCAACGCCAGCCTCCGTAAACTTCTGGAATTTAAAAATTCCCTTGGACAGCAGTCGAAACTCGCAGCCACCATTATCGGCAAGGATCCTTCGACCATGTTTCGATCGGTGATCATTGACCAGGGCTCCAATGCCGGTCTTGCCAAGGGAGATCCAGTGGTCAATAACGAAGGTGTCGTTGGCCAGGTTTTTGCTATATCTCCTAACTACGCCAAAGTGTTGCTGGCCATTGCTCCCTCAAGCGCCATTGATGTTCTCCTGCAAAAATCACGCGTACGTGGCATCTTAAAGGGAGACGGAACACTCACCTACCGACTTGAATATATTCTAAAAACAGCCGAAGTCCAAGAAGGAGAATACGTGGTTACAGCTGGGTACGGCGGTATTTTCCCCACTGGGCTGCGAGTTGGCGTGGTCTCTGAGATCATTAAAAAACCTCGTGGCATGTTCCATGAAATTAAGGTGACCCCTTCAGTTGACTACCAAAAGCTGGAACATCTCCTCATTCTTCATCAGCCCAACCTGGCCGAAATAAAGCAGCTTGAGCAGCCTTGA